One region of Asterias rubens chromosome 5, eAstRub1.3, whole genome shotgun sequence genomic DNA includes:
- the LOC117290174 gene encoding fibroleukin-like: protein MALLVEFSFLAALFGVSSGAYCDIPPSTQIFMAAENRALVASSYRKQSVSSRFHCVRNCHADYPDCKSVNYDEIHHLCELNNATIAQFPDNLITHFGSVYYDGNMDTTLLSHTHPDTTVSSMPRYSSCQELLEAGQNVSGVFTIFPARFADGLQVYCDMETDGGGWIVIQRRQDGSVDFYRDWADYRDGFGNLSGEFWLGNDNLRNLTEYGGTWQIRVDMTDWNFNDAWFEYGEFRVTGDQYQLNVGSYNNESTTGNVLEQTYDGGRYSHNGMLFTTKDNDNDRRTQPDERYGNELNCGIYRRGALFIFPLISMFAVPQSPVPQTYHFVPLPPFPVENLTRASFPSSRP, encoded by the exons ATGGCACTGTTGGTAGAGTTCAGTTTCCTTGCAGCACTGTTTGGTGTTTCATCGGGAGCTTACTGTGATATCCCTCCCTCGACGCAAATATTTATGGCTGCGGAAAACCGGGCACTTGTGGCGTCTTCATACCGTAAGCAAAGCGTCAGTTCTCGCTTCCACTGTGTTCGTAACTGCCATGCTGATTATCCTGACTGTAAATCGGTAAATTATGATGAAATTCATCACCTTTGTGAGCTGAATAATGCCACTATTGCCCAGTTTCCTGATAACTTAATTACACACTTTGGTAGTGTGTACTACGATGGCAATATGGACACAACTCTCCTGTCCCATACACACCCTGATACAACCGTCTCCTCTATGCCTCGTTACAGCAGCTGCCAGGAGCTTCTTGAGGCGGGTCAGAACGTCAGTGGTGTCTTTACAATATTTCCTGCCCGGTTTGCTGATGGTTTGCAAGTGTACTGCGACATGGAGACTGATGGCGGAGGCTGGATCGTCATTCAGAGGCGTCAAGACGGCAGTGTTGACTTTTATCGCGACTGGGCCGACTATCGTGACGGGTTTGGTAATCTTAGTGGTGAATTTTGGCTTGGTAATGATAACCTACGCAACCTGACCGAGTATGGAGGAACGTGGCAGATTCGTGTTGATATGACTGACTGGAACTTTAATGACGCTTGGTTCGAGTATGGTGAGTTCCGTGTTACAGGGGATCAGTATCAGCTCAATGTTGGATCGTATAACAATGAGAGTACAACAGGAAACGTCTTGGAACAGACGTACGACGGCGGACGCTATTCACACAATGGAATGCTGTTTACTACCAAAGACAACGACAATGACCGCCGTACACAACCTGATGAAAGATATGGCAATGAGCTGAATTGTGGGATATACCGGCGtggag CCCTGTTCATTTTCCCCCTCATTTCTATGTTTGCCGTTCCCCAGTCCCCCGTTCCACAGACGTACCACTTTGTGCCCCTACCTCCTTTCCCCGTTGAAAATCTAACCCGTGCCTCCTTCCCGTCATCCCGCCCGTGA
- the LOC117290173 gene encoding angiopoietin-4-like: MTALLVEFSFLAALFGVSSGAYCDIPPSMQIFMAAENRALAASSYRKQSVSSRIHCIRNCHADYPNCKSVNYDEIHHLCELNNATIAQFPDNLITHFGSVYYDGNMDTPLLSHAHPDTTVSPMPHYSSCQELLEAGQKVSGVFTIFPARFVDGLQVYCDMETDGGGWIVIQRRQDGSVDFYRDWADYRDGFGNLSGELWLGNDILRNLTEYDEVTWQIRLDMTDWNFKDAWFEYGEFRVTGDQYQLNPSGDGRKKAGKAKGAPPDGNKKRRRNIKDLHLQSDKASASRIKAITMFITFK; this comes from the exons ATGACGGCACTGTTGGTAGAGTTCAGTTTCCTTGCAGCACTGTTTGGTGTTTCATCGGGAGCTTACTGTGATATCCCTCCCTCGATGCAAATATTTATGGCTGCGGAAAACCGGGCACTTGCGGCGTCTTCATACCGTAAGCAAAGCGTAAGTTCTCGTATCCACTGTATTCGTAACTGCCATGCTGATTATCCTAACTGTAAATCGGTAAATTATGATGAAATTCATCACCTTTGTGAGCTGAATAATGCCACCATTGCCCAGTTCCCTGATAACTTGATTACACACTTTGGTAGTGTGTACTACGATGGCAATATGGACACACCTCTCCTGTCCCATGCACACCCCGATACAACCGTCTCCCCTATGCCTCATTACAGCAGTTGCCAGGAGCTTCTTGAGGCGGGTCAGAAAGTGAGTGGTGTCTTTACAATATTTCCTGCCCGGTTTGTTGATGGTTTGCAAGTGTACTGCGACATGGAGACTGATGGCGGAGGCTGGATCGTCATTCAGAGGCGTCAAGACGGCAGTGTTGACTTTTATCGCGACTGGGCCGACTATCGTGACGGGTTTGGTAATCTTAGTGGTGAACTCTGGCTCGGCAATGATATCTTACGCAACCTGACTGAATATGACGAAGTAACATGGCAGATTCGTCTTGATATGACCGACTGGAACTTTAAAGACGCTTGGTTCGAGTATGGTGAGTTCCGTGTTACAGGGGATCAGTATCAGCTCAAT CCAAGTGGAGACGGACGGAAGAAGGCCGGTAAGGCTAAGGGAGCACCACCAGATGGCAACAAGAAAAGACGTAGAAATATAAAGGACctacatctacaaagtgataaagCAAGTGCATCACGAATCAAGGCTATCACAATGTTCATCACCTTCAAATAG